The genomic interval CCGGATCTGGATCCCTTccaaaaattacattacatgttaCCAGGGCAGAGACTGATCTTTGATAAAGTCCATAACTTTTCGAGTAATTctgctaaaaaacaaacaaacaaactgaaccaatcacataaccagggaacatcatcatcaacaaatAGTAATAACTTGTATTTAGTTCTCATCTTGTGTTAGTCCTAGATTGtcaatgtggggaaaaaaaaatgtatatatatatatatatatatatatatatatatatatatatatttatatatatttatatatatttatttattttttttctttcatctatGAAAACCAGATTTGATCAATTAGCAACTTGATCAACGTATTTGGGTCTTTAACTGTCACAGTTCACTAATCATATTATATTTAGTTATACTGTATTTCTTCTTATTCACAAAATCCCCCTGATGTTCTTCTTCCTAACAGCTGAACAGTCAGAGGCTATAACGCCTTCGACACAACCTCCAGacgcctccgccgccgccgcacatgTGGTTCCCTCGTCGCTGCCTGTCGCTGAGCCGACACCTCCACAGAGAGTGTCCAAAGAAAAAGCTACAGAGCCAGTAAACAGTGTGTCTCAGTTTCAACCGGCCGAAACGGATCCCTCAGTCCCTCCCACCCCAGAACACTCTGGTCCGTCTCCAGCTGCGCAGTCTGCTGCCTCCTCGGCACCCAGACACCACGAGACCGGGGCCCTCATGGTCACCAAGACCTCGTACGTGATACCAAAGAAGCATCCTGCGCCTCAGCCTCTGTCCGCGTCCGCGTCGACGTCTAGTCAGAAGTCGTCTCCGGGCCCCATGCTGCTGAACGAAACCCGGAACCTGCCGGTGCCTCCTGCGCCCAGCGCTCCCTCGTCCAGACCCTCTCAGCCCAACAACCAGGTCCGACAGAGCATCCAGCGCTCGCTCACCGGCATCCTGTTCAAAAGGTGAGAACGGCTCACGAGCCTCAGCCTGGAGTCGTGTCACGTTCTGTACAAACACAATACTTTCTTTTGATCAAATTGAAAATTAGCTCAAGTACAGCTACAAATATCGACATCTGAATGAGGAAGATGCACCAGAAGATTCACCAccagttttattattatagtgTGTCTACACTGCCCAGATTATACTACGATACATTGTCATTAACTATGCACACTTATCAAATAATATGACTCATGTGGTACGTGGATTTTCCTCGCTGTCGGACAAAGGCACATGATTTTCGTCACGTGACAGAAtccacaaatgtaaacaaacaaaccacaacaatGTAATTTTTCTTCCCCATCTGTTGTGAATGCTGTTTCAGGGTGTGCGACTGTGACGACCTGGAAATGTCTGAGATCGACGCCGCAAAGCTCGTCTCGAACATCGAGATGGAGATGTTCGACGTGTTCCGCAACACAGACAGTAAATACATGAACAAGTACAGAACGATAATGTTCAACCTCAAAGACCCAAAAAACAAGGTTTGTTCAATACTTTTTATTGTGGAATTCAGTTAGAAAGTGTTTACTCTATATTTCAAACTGCTGTGGCCTCAAACTGCGATTGGTCAGCTGACCCACTCTTTCgcgattggtcaaccgcttaGCGTGTGTTTGGAAGATGTTACCTGGAGGCTTCCTGATCGGCTGTAAATATCGCTTTTGCCAGTGAATTTGGTTCTGTCGTAAGGAATCGAGCAAAGCTAGCCGGAACGTGATCATGTTACTCGTTCCTCCTGGTGATGTTGACactttctggaaaaaaatccaGGAATGCGAAGGAGGCGTTCCAATGTTTTCTGTGTAAgagaaaacttttttggggCCTTTCAACAAACACTAAAAAAGCTAAATGACCCGttaaggaaaggaagaaaaacctGAAAGTCATAATATTGGCACTTCCTGTGTTGAGGTTTTTACAAGCAGCTCATGGTTAATTGTATCTCCAGAAAACTAATGGTGCAGTCGTGGGTTTCTCTCCAGGGCTTGTTGTATCGGGTCGTACGAGGAGAAATCAGCCCGTTCCGACTGGTGAGGATGAGTCAGAAGGACATGCAGGCCACCAAGGCTCCAGAACCAAGTGCAAAAGAAACGCCTGAGGtaaagtgttgtgtgtgtgtgaaacacgACATCCAGAACAAAATCAGATGTTACACTTCAGGCCTCAGAGACGTTAAACCTTTTGTGTGTCACATGGGACATCTTCCAGGTTAAAGACGTGGCTGCTAAAACAACCGGTTTACTGCAGAAGCCTGAAGAAGTGAAGGTCGACTTGCCCAGTTTGAATCCTCCTCGACCCGACAGAAGAACGGGCAAAAGACCCGAAAGCACGGTGAGTCCACTTCATTCAAACTGATGGGATTTCACCCTTTTTACATGGTCAGTATTCTGTCCATCTTGCTCCGCGTCTGTTTGGGTTACGTGTCattgcttgtgtgtctgtgttggcgTAGGCTGCTTCccaggagcagaggagaaatgttcctgctcctgctcccagGAGCAGAACCATCCAGCCCGGCCTTGGCAGCCAGATACCAGATATCCTCACCTGTATGCTCAAGGACACCACATCAGAGCACAAAGCTCACCTCTTTGACCTGAAATGCAAGATATGCACAGGtaaattcaaatatatttgaTGACAATAGCGGTGCAATACCGAGTAGATATAATCCGATGACCAACTATTATTTCAGTTCATctaagaagatttttttttcttccttctcaaAGGCCAGATACTCgctggggaagaggaggaacctGCGAAGAAAAAAGCCAAGGTTGCCGAAACACGAGAGAAGCATGAACCCTCCTGGAGGAGGTACGCAGGAGGAGATGACTCCCCTCTGCAGGCGCCACCTGACTCACCTGACATGGACTCTCCGACATCCCGCCTCGTCATTGACTCTCCAGCACTGACCATAGTAGAATCCCCTGCTTCCCCGACAATGGATTCTCCAGCCTCTCCCACTTTAGAGTCTCCTGCTTCCCCCGTGTCCGAGTCCCCTGCATCCCCAACTGCAGACTTCCCTGCATCCACTTCAACGAAGCGAGCATACGCACCAGTCGTGATTCCAGTTGTCTCCACCGTAACCATCACAAGACGTGATCCCCGCACCGCAGCTAGCAGGTTCTCCACCTCGTCCAGTGGCCCCTCTGGTCCTAGAAACACGACCCATAACCAACCAGCCTCTTATGCATCTTTTAAAGAGAACAGCTCTGCCCCGCCTGCTGCACCGGTACCCTCACTACCACCGGCTAGAACTTTGCCTAAATCCATTTTAATGAAGCCGTCCTCCTCGTCAGATCCTAGACTCTATGGCGCATCCTCAAGGTATGAAAACAACTGGAAGTGTCAATCTAATCTCATGGATTCCATTGGATTAAAATCAGCGTAATTGTTATTGTGCTGCCGTCTCTTGTATTTCAGGACTGTGATCTCTGAGTCACCGGCTGAGGGTGAGACTGCTAAGTTCCTTGCAAAGCAAGAGATCGTGTGGAAAGGTTTCCTGAACATGCTCAATGTGGCCAAGTTTGTCACGAAGGGATATCTGGTTTCAGGATCTGCTGAAAGCCTTAAAATGGTAAAAGTGCTGCACAGTAACTTTTCGCAAGTAACTACTTTTACTCACAGAGCGGTATATCGATctgatctgtctgtgtctctggacttactgtgtgttgttttgcgTAGGATCTACCTGATACCATACAGATCGGGGGACGAATCTTGCCTGAAACAGTTTGGGACTATGTTGCAAAACTAAAGACCTCTGTTACAAAGGCAAGCCGTTTACAGTGTACAGTATTTCTTTCTGCACCTTATGTAATAATATcgaaaattataataatatctttttttttttttttttttttgctctccagGAGCTATGTGTGATCCGGTTTCACCCTGcaaccgaggaggaggaggtggcctACGTCTCCCTGTTTTCCTatttcagcagcagaggacgTTTTGGGGTCGTTGCCAATAGCAGCCGTTCCCTCAAAGATGTCTACCTCGTCCCGCTCAGTGCGAAGGAATCCATCCCATCCATACTACAGCCTCTTGAAGGTCCGGGTGAGATAATCCCTCCACCACTGCTGTAGTCTTGCATaattaacatttacataatTTGTCATGGGCAAACATCTGATATTTCAGGTGACAATAActcacaaaatgaaacatttctgaCCTGCTGGTGTGTTTAAAGGGTCAGACTGAGGGAgaattgaaatatatttaatgtgcacacacaaacaagttactttataaacattatttttattattggttCACATTTCTTATTTACAAACTGTATTATTTTAGCATATGGTTTACACTAGGCTACAgtataattcaattcaatgatgtaatgttttctgtgttgtggtttttggtGTCAGCACAGGAAGCAGAATATCTGTAATTTAAATAATTggttcttattattattattggtataTTGATAGTGAGTGGTCCCAACTCTAAAGAAGAGTCCTAGGCCAATGTCCAAACAGTATAATTCTGTTTTAAAGATTTGTTCTAATGATTTATACGTTTCgcctttctttttccacagggcttgaaaaaaaacgacCCAATCTTCTTCTGGGTCTGGCCATCATCCAGAAGACAAAACGTCCAGGAATGTTGCCCCAGGAAATTGAAGAGAAGAGACCCAAAGTTCATATCTCCAAAGACCCTATGTGGATCCCAAAACCTCCAGTCCTCTATGGTTCTGACAAATTGGAGATGTTCCAACCCTATGATCCAGAGACTCCTAGTAATGCCattcctcctgcttctccatCTTGCCCTGGGTCACCATCAGATTCTTCGTCTTCTGGCTCAGTTActataccttctttttttacttccatGAGAGTGACTCCTGTTTCTACCCCAGCTGTTGTTGCTGCCTCTACCTCCAACAACATCTCTGACAAGAATCCTACAACAGCATCCAGTGATAAGACACCACTCCAGACTATCTTAAAGACTTTGTTTAACAATAAGCAGACTGACTCCACAGCCTCTGCTGATGGAAGTtctacaactacaacaacaacaacaactacaacaccACCAGTACGTGCTAAGAACATCCCAGGGTTTTCTCAGGTGTCTGGGTCAATGGTGGATCCAATAGTCCAACGATATGGGCAGAAATCCAAAGTGAAAGCGATcgaagaagaggaaaatgactTTGACCGACCATATGACCCAGAGGACGAGTATGATCCGGCCATGGGATATGGAATGGTTGCGCCACAGAAGATAGAAAAAATGAAGATAGATGGTCCTGCATCATCAGGCTTTGAAGAGGATGATATTGCCTATGATCCAGAAGATGAGACCATCTTCGAAGATGTTCAATGTGATCCTCGTGTAGTAAAGGCCCCTGGTCCGACATCAGATTCTACATCATGCCCAACTCCACTTCCAACTCAGGTTGTAACACCAGGTGCCACTGCCACTCCAGTGCAAACTTCTACCCCAACTGCAGTAACTCCGACCCTTCTTACAGGCACTGTGGTTGTCTCGGCTGCAACACTGACGGAACAACAGCGAATGCTTGAGGAGCTCAATAAGCAGATTGAAGAGCAAAAACGGCAgttgaaggagcaggaagaggctctacgacagcagagagaggctgTGGGTATGTTCATGGCCcacttttctgtctctgactcCCTAATGTCTCCACCATCAAAATCTTTGCCCATCAGTCAACTAGCATCTCTGCAGAGTGGCACAATGCAAACAGAATCCAGGCCTTCAGAATCAACAGACAAGACCAACAACCCGACAGAGACTGTGGACAAATCAAATGTGGATTCACAGTCTGTGAAGTTAGAAGCAGACGCCGTCCTCCcttctttgaaaaatgacacagaCACTGTTACAGAGCAAGATGAAACACAAGAGCATGTTGAGGATGCTGACAAGTATTCTTCTGCTGGAGAGCTGGAAGATTCTGATGTAGCTTATGACCCTGAGGATGAatcactttttaatttaattcaagaCGATGTATTTCAAGGAACCGGTGCAAAGACACATGATTCATCAGGGCATAGTTCTAGCCGCAAGGGTGCTCCAGCGAATTCACACCACAGCAGAAAGCGAAGGTCATCACCAAAGAGGCGGAGTCATCATGAAAGGGACTGCCATAGAAGTCCATCAAGAAGGTCACAGCATCGTTCTCCTTCACATTCCCGTAGACGTAGAGAAAGGGATAGACACAGAAGAAGTGAAAGTGACAGGTCAAGGCATAGAGCTAGAAATCAGTCTGAACGCCAGGGTCGCCATCGTAAAGAGCATGCTACACGCAGACATTCTCATGGTCATAAAAGATCCCCATCATCTCctagaaaaaaagattctgtgTCCCTTTCACCAAAACAGCACAGAGAGCCTTCCCCTGAAGTCcttgaaatatcaaaacatgCAAGTGCCCTGTATAATGCGCCAGAGTCTGTTGATGTACAATGTGTAGAGAGTAACACATCATCATTGACCCCAGTTACTATTAAGAATGACCCTGATGGACATCAGCTAAAATGCAATCTATCTGAGACCCCTTATGAAGACATTTCTCTCCATCCGCATAAACTTGTTCACAATGTGAAGCTTGAGATACCAGAATCACCAAAGTCCCATGACCTTCAAAATAATTCAGTCAATGCTTCTTCTACACAAGTGGATAACCCCTCTCAACAGGAAACTTTGCTTGACAATAAACTTGACAGTACAGTTCCTCTGAGAGAAATTGACCCGCCCACTCGAGATTCTCCTCAGAGCCCTGATCCAGAACCACAGTTCTTGAAATCTAGCAGCATAGAAAATAATGAGTCTTTGAAGACTGATGAAAGCAGAGATCCTGAGACACATACCAGTGTCTCAATGCCATTCGTTAAAGTTGAAAAGAATTGTCTGCCTATTGACAAACAATTGGAACGGGAAAGTCCAGATTTAAAATATCCAGAAATGTTGGGTCTAATGGGAGCAAATTTAAAGCTAGCCAGAGACTCTGATATTCCGGGCTTAGGACCTGATATAGACCCAGTGTCAAAACATGTAAGGAATCCAGGATTGGATATGAAAGAACGTAGAGGTAGTGGACAACAGGTAGAGTTCAGAGAAACAGGAATTACATTCCCAGGGCCTGATAGGAGAGGCTCATGCTTGCAAGACATGAGCCCCAACATTTGGGGTCCTGGATCTCACATTCGAATCCCAGGGGTGAGAAGTCCAATGCAAGATGAGGGAAGTTCTATGTTGCAAGGTGTGAACCCACAAGTAGAGGGTCCAGGCCTGGACATGAGACCAGGAATCAGAGGATCAAAGCTTATCCCAACTGGTACAAATTTACATGTGGGAGAATCGGTCTTACacagtgagaggagagatgcAATCATGAAGGGCCCATCATCAGGCAGATGTGGGCCTGACACAAGTGACTCAGATTCAAGGGCCCATTTACCACCTCTCCAGCATCCTAGGGGTCCACAGATAGAAGTTAGGGCTCCGGATGTTATAGGAAGAGGTGGAGTGCATAAAGAAAGAGGCGAGAGTCCACATACTGGAGATATAAGAGATCGGAGTCCAGATATAAGGGGTCCAGGTCCATTTGTCAGGGGCGAAAGAAGATTTCAAAGGCACGAAATATATGATGGCAGTTTAGTTTGTGGACCTGGAGAACATTTCAAGGAGCCTCAGACAGTTATTAGGGCTGAAGGCAGTGTGCATGGCCCAATCATGAGAGAATCAGAAACTATGCATGAACCAAGAAGGCACAATATGCCTGGGGGACATTTTATGGGGCCTGGTCAAGATATGGAAAGTATGGTTGGCTCAGATACAAGGGATGATAAAAATGAGTCACATGCAAAGAGTTCAAACAGAGACATTAGAGACATAAGTTCAAATAGGAGACATGCAGACATGCAAGGAAGAAATATACAAGTTCCAGGGCTAGAGAGGAGAAATGATCAAATGGGTCAAAAAGATAGAGGTCCTATGCCAATAATTACAAATCCAGATTGGAGAGGTCAAGGACAAGGTGGTGTTGGTCCTGATATGAGGGGTcaacaaagtcaaaataaaaacctgggTCCACATGCAAGGGTTCCAGATTTGAGTGGCCCAGAATCAGACAGAGATGATTGTACGTGGCCAAATAGAAGAGGGTTAGGTGCAGTTACAGAAAGGCCATCAATGCAAGATGAATGGATGACCATTCAGCCTGATAGGATAGGACCAAACATAGAGACCCAGAGGCCTGACAGAGGACAAGGGGGTTTAGATATCTTGGCACCAGGGGCTGAAAGAAGGGGACCTGATATGGAGGTTCCAGTGCATGTTAGAAGAGGACCAGGAGGTCCAGATTTCAGGAGACCAGAGCCTGAAAGGAGAGATACATCTCTGGACAATCTGGGACCAGACATGAGACGACCAGAGGTTGACAGGAGGGGTCTGGCTTTGGAGCATCCTGGAACTGACAGGAGGGGACCTGGTGGCCCATATTTCAAAGGGCTAGGCCCTGAGAGGAAAGGCCCAGCTCAAGCGCCTGACATGAGAGGACATGCGGGGGCAGATTTCAATGGACCATGGCCAAAAAGCAGAGGTCCTGAGATTTTGAGTCCAGGGACTGACAGGAGAGGACCTTCAGGTCCAGATTTCAGACCAGTACCTGAAGGTCCAGATTTCAGACCAGTACCTGAAGGTCCAGATTTCagaggaccaggacctgaaaGGAGAGGTCCTGTTATGGAGGGTCCTGGAACTGACAGGAGAGGACCTGGAGGTCCAGATTTCCGACCAGGACCTGAAGGCCCAGATTTCagaggaccaggacctgaaaGGAGAGGTCCTGTTATGGAGGTTCCCGGGACTGACAGGAGAGGACCTGTAGGTCCAGATTTCAGACCAGGACCTGAAGGTCCAGATTTCACAGGATCAGGACCTGAAAGGAGAGGTCCTGTTATGGAGGGTCCTGGGTCTGACAGGAGAAGACCTGGAGGTCCAGATTTCAGACCAGGACCTGAAGGTCCAGATTTCagaggaccaggacctgaaaGGAGAGGTCCTGTTATGGAGGGTCCTGGGACTGACAGGAGAGGACCTGGAGGTCCAGATTTCagaccaggacctggaggtccAGATTTCagaccaggacctggaggtccAGATTTCAGAGGACCAGGGCCTGAAAGGAGAGGTCCTGTTATGGAGGGTCCTGGGACTGACAGGAGAGGACCTGGAGGTCCAGATTTCAGACCAGGACCGTCAGGTCCAGATTTTagaggaccaggacctgaaaGGAGAGGTCCGGCTATGAGGGGGCCTGGGACTGACAGGAGAGGACCTGGAGGCCCAGATTTCAGAACACCAGGACCTGAAACAAGTGGTCCTGCAATGGAGGGTCCTGGGAATGACTGGAGAGGACACGAAGGTCCAGGTTTTAGAGGACTGGGGCCTGAAAGAAGAGGACCTGAAGGTCCAGATTTTAGAGGACCAGGGTCTGAGAGGAGAGGTCCGGCTATGGAGGGTCCTGGGACTGACAGGAGAGGACCTGAAGATCCAGATTTCAGAGGACCTAGACCTGAAAGGAGTGGTCCTTCTATGGAGGGTCCTGGGACTCACAGGAGAGGACCCGCAGGTCCAGATATTAGGGGACCAGGGCCTGAATTCAGAAGCTTATCTATTGAGGGTCCTGGACCTGGCAGAGGAGGACCTGGAGGTGTAGATTTCAGAGGGCTAGGACCTGAGAGGAGAAGTTTATCTATAGAGAGTTCTGGGTCTGAGAGTAGAGGACCTGAAGGTTCAGATTTCAGTGGATCAGGACCTGAAAGGAGAGGTCCTGTTATAGAGGGACCTGGGATTGGCTGGAGAGGACCTGTGGGTCCAGATTTCAGAGGACCCGGACCTGAATGGAGAAGTC from Scophthalmus maximus strain ysfricsl-2021 chromosome 3, ASM2237912v1, whole genome shotgun sequence carries:
- the si:ch73-181d5.4 gene encoding uncharacterized protein si:ch73-181d5.4 isoform X4, yielding MQHKKIKEFCPLLFHRLDVSMNPVENSITDDNISEEQQSQTDGGELNVRPSLSQVTKSWGFRRTTIARREFMEEVGELSHSPPPVRRGRSRRNIQTPQTSAEGRATRKATCSARSVIDDLEWSSPSSPASEESKPASEASAGGSLDPSLWQDFGSAFHTAFSLLGGNEGLSLDMPDALAAHDTLEDADATKAPSPQGLDETEVPDDVESADEMEVSQPLSPPDGAAAGINDVVLISSQEDDSDEMTLIQIKERLESRGRQGDSKGRGGKGGRGKARGRGRGRGRGKGRGKGRGRGRGRAVELQPNIPDEVDNDDEVMFVGTVEQQQQQEENDPHNPTEIQTSPARSDVTLSPAQRSNSDCIIIDTDMDQVTEVAPGQYDDAPEEEEGEQEEKDRINQGGYSSISDSEGYDSNALYCICRQKHNKRFMICCDSCQDWFHGDCVGIGETLGRNMEKRGQEYVCPPCTTKRQLRPEPALGFPECVTGSLSAGDVEEQHQHQVLKEDVVEDEEQQVEEEEEAPVMRPEPEPEPEPETQTDSSLPQCIGPSCSKQALPDSVYCGTDCILQHAAFTMKTLSGPKVPKSRGRQPKKVAAARPAAKGQRSVRMSKRLAEKAEEEVEEQKMEEDGGEEEAVSPVACDPALTDAQTTPTPSPKFYTASEQSEAITPSTQPPDASAAAAHVVPSSLPVAEPTPPQRVSKEKATEPVNSVSQFQPAETDPSVPPTPEHSGPSPAAQSAASSAPRHHETGALMVTKTSYVIPKKHPAPQPLSASASTSSQKSSPGPMLLNETRNLPVPPAPSAPSSRPSQPNNQVRQSIQRSLTGILFKRVCDCDDLEMSEIDAAKLVSNIEMEMFDVFRNTDSKYMNKYRTIMFNLKDPKNKGLLYRVVRGEISPFRLVRMSQKDMQATKAPEPSAKETPEVKDVAAKTTGLLQKPEEVKVDLPSLNPPRPDRRTGKRPESTAASQEQRRNVPAPAPRSRTIQPGLGSQIPDILTCMLKDTTSEHKAHLFDLKCKICTGQILAGEEEEPAKKKAKVAETREKHEPSWRRYAGGDDSPLQAPPDSPDMDSPTSRLVIDSPALTIVESPASPTMDSPASPTLESPASPVSESPASPTADFPASTSTKRAYAPVVIPVVSTVTITRRDPRTAASRFSTSSSGPSGPRNTTHNQPASYASFKENSSAPPAAPVPSLPPARTLPKSILMKPSSSSDPRLYGASSRTVISESPAEGETAKFLAKQEIVWKGFLNMLNVAKFVTKGYLVSGSAESLKMDLPDTIQIGGRILPETVWDYVAKLKTSVTKELCVIRFHPATEEEEVAYVSLFSYFSSRGRFGVVANSSRSLKDVYLVPLSAKESIPSILQPLEGPGLEKKRPNLLLGLAIIQKTKRPGMLPQEIEEKRPKVHISKDPMWIPKPPVLYGSDKLEMFQPYDPETPSNAIPPASPSCPGSPSDSSSSGSVTIPSFFTSMRVTPVSTPAVVAASTSNNISDKNPTTASSDKTPLQTILKTLFNNKQTDSTASADGSSTTTTTTTTTTPPVRAKNIPGFSQVSGSMVDPIVQRYGQKSKVKAIEEEENDFDRPYDPEDEYDPAMGYGMVAPQKIEKMKIDGPASSGFEEDDIAYDPEDETIFEDVQCDPRVVKAPGPTSDSTSCPTPLPTQVVTPGATATPVQTSTPTAVTPTLLTGTVVVSAATLTEQQRMLEELNKQIEEQKRQLKEQEEALRQQREAVGMFMAHFSVSDSLMSPPSKSLPISQLASLQSGTMQTESRPSESTDKTNNPTETVDKSNVDSQSVKLEADAVLPSLKNDTDTVTEQDETQEHVEDADKYSSAGELEDSDVAYDPEDESLFNLIQDDVFQGTGAKTHDSSGHSSSRKGAPANSHHSRKRRSSPKRRSHHERDCHRSPSRRSQHRSPSHSRRRRERDRHRRSESDRSRHRARNQSERQGRHRKEHATRRHSHGHKRSPSSPRKKDSVSLSPKQHREPSPEVLEISKHASALYNAPESVDVQCVESNTSSLTPVTIKNDPDGHQLKCNLSETPYEDISLHPHKLVHNVKLEIPESPKSHDLQNNSVNASSTQVDNPSQQETLLDNKLDSTVPLREIDPPTRDSPQSPDPEPQFLKSSSIENNESLKTDESRDPETHTSVSMPFVKVEKNCLPIDKQLERESPDLKYPEMLGLMGANLKLARDSDIPGLGPDIDPVSKHVRNPGLDMKERRGSGQQVEFRETGITFPGPDRRGSCLQDMSPNIWGPGSHIRIPGVRSPMQDEGSSMLQGVNPQVEGPGLDMRPGIRGSKLIPTGTNLHVGESVLHSERRDAIMKGPSSGRCGPDTSDSDSRAHLPPLQHPRGPQIEVRAPDVIGRGGVHKERGESPHTGDIRDRSPDIRGPGPFVRGERRFQRHEIYDGSLVCGPGEHFKEPQTVIRAEGSVHGPIMRESETMHEPRRHNMPGGHFMGPGQDMESMVGSDTRDDKNESHAKSSNRDIRDISSNRRHADMQGRNIQVPGLERRNDQMGQKDRGPMPIITNPDWRGQGQGGVGPDMRGQQSQNKNLGPHARVPDLSGPESDRDDCTWPNRRGLGAVTERPSMQDEWMTIQPDRIGPNIETQRPDRGQGGLDILAPGAERRGPDMEVPVHVRRGPGGPDFRRPEPERRDTSLDNLGPDMRRPEVDRRGLALEHPGTDRRGPGGPYFKGLGPERKGPAQAPDMRGHAGADFNGPWPKSRGPEILSPGTDRRGPSGPDFRPVPEGPDFRPVPEGPDFRGPGPERRGPVMEGPGTDRRGPGGPDFRPGPGGPDFRPGPGGPDFRGPGPERRGPVMEGPGTDRRGPGGPDFRPGPSGPDFRGPGPERRGPAMRGPGTDRRGPGGPDFRTPGPETSGPAMEGPGNDWRGHEGPGFRGLGPERRGPEGPDFRGPGSERRGPAMEGPGTDRRGPEDPDFRGPRPERSGPSMEGPGTHRRGPAGPDIRGPGPEFRSLSIEGPGPGRGGPGGVDFRGLGPERRSLSIESSGSESRGPEGSDFSGSGPERRGPVIEGPGIGWRGPVGPDFRGPGPEWRSPAREGPGINMSGPAGPNFRRPAPENRSLSLEGPGRGGPGAPDFRGPGPDRKGHGCPDFRAPGPERRGFVTEGPDKRGSGHPDFQGPGPGRRVPGGTDLSGPGCEGRRRSGNLNSAGLGPEKAGPHMGGSRPNFVVMGPERTGPGMEGPVPHSHGKGGPHLRGPGDRRHPEGANFSGPGPELRPPDMEETENTRNFPGGPQFRNPELERRPPDMEGPEFDRRGPHLRRGGPERTVMEGHGRGPDFRAPGCEFIGPDTENSGPGRRESGGPDFSEPGPERRCRDMEGPGPDWRRSVGPDLRGPGIRQRSPSTEGPRHDRRNDWGRDDFGGSDANQESPIEGQGPDRTGRDLRGRRPIRRNFRGPGPNMSSTNRGDRWRGTDTDEQWSDVTGPNIEAVENEREYSVNHWESHGNRDPRPIQEGPDEQGQESRQGPQSKWRGAGDRGETPIQERRNIQYPGPVRSPRDDWNGPGCRGPARDNPDMMCSGQGPRGEPGNEWREPDRGGAGSNRRGRGAFFRGGRDPDNRTHRLDRRGPGFRGRGSDMKEGPDVENDWRQPGFRGNMSRPNMEGPGAHRGRPHLMNSCPDSRGFEIEGHNRAESGDSDPRRPEPGYRSSNIDGPGTHGRFSDCGGQDADMERHGPGRPGFEDEFRREKRGPDMGRPGQNKSSDIRHGPGRWDTNTEFLGSDRRGPDMMGPGLDSRGSERTMRYSDESASLHFKGPHHPDPALFNGPPGPAPNIGGKSCLGFDSPQNQQSGKPQRHRVALLPTPTEGLIRFPNRMINSSDAFSPKQKQMRSSADRESSRDRAVGRKRALDQEQRDEQEGSPARKISTAVIANTATGKEKREETDKQGMSGASSETKSNQSMNTDGNKINVEPS